From the genome of Hathewaya histolytica, one region includes:
- a CDS encoding ParB/RepB/Spo0J family partition protein, which yields MAKRHGLGKGLGALIPETIEEFKESNKEDVSIKKEEEKPTSKISLNLIKPNPEQPRKNFDEEKIKELSLSIKENGIIQPLILKKVDNSTYLIIAGERRWRAARLANMKEVPAVVLEDVKDKEILKLSLIENIQREDLNPIEEAIAYEKLIVELKLTQEELSEKLGKSRTSITNCLRLLNLDKRVQEYLVDGVISEGHGRALLALKNKDIQYKIAQEIIDKGLSVRGVEYLVKELSKEKKEGKRLNDTNSPFMKDIENRLRDYFGTKVSLNNTGKDKGKIQIEYYSNQDLQRIMEILKL from the coding sequence TTGGCTAAAAGACATGGTTTAGGCAAAGGTTTAGGTGCATTAATACCAGAAACAATAGAAGAATTTAAAGAAAGTAATAAAGAAGATGTAAGTATAAAAAAAGAGGAAGAGAAGCCCACAAGTAAAATCTCTTTAAACTTAATAAAACCAAATCCTGAGCAACCTAGAAAAAATTTTGATGAGGAAAAAATTAAAGAACTTTCTCTCTCAATAAAAGAAAATGGTATTATTCAGCCTTTAATTTTAAAGAAGGTTGATAATTCTACGTATTTAATAATAGCTGGTGAAAGAAGATGGCGCGCTGCAAGATTAGCTAATATGAAAGAGGTTCCTGCAGTAGTATTAGAAGATGTAAAGGATAAGGAAATTTTAAAACTTTCTTTAATTGAAAATATTCAAAGAGAGGATTTGAATCCTATAGAAGAAGCTATTGCTTATGAAAAATTAATTGTAGAACTAAAACTTACACAAGAAGAATTAAGTGAAAAGTTAGGGAAATCTAGAACTTCTATAACTAACTGTTTAAGATTATTAAATTTAGATAAACGAGTTCAAGAGTATTTAGTTGATGGAGTTATAAGTGAGGGACATGGTAGAGCATTACTAGCATTAAAAAATAAAGATATTCAGTATAAAATAGCCCAAGAGATTATAGATAAAGGACTATCCGTAAGAGGTGTAGAATATTTAGTAAAAGAATTATCTAAGGAAAAAAAAGAAGGTAAAAGATTGAATGATACAAACTCTCCTTTTATGAAAGATATAGAAAATAGATTAAGAGATTATTTTGGCACAAAGGTATCTCTTAATAATACCGGAAAAGACAAAGGCAAAATACAAATAGAATATTATTCAAATCAGGATTTACAAAGGATAATGGAAATATTAAAATTATAA
- a CDS encoding ParA family protein — protein MKTICIFNQKGGVGKTTTNINLCAYLAAEGYKILTIDIDPQGNTTSGLGIDKTNLDNSMYDVMTSDTPIQDVIIQSELMENLYIAPSTMELAGSEIELIDVENRETILKRKLSEIDGLYDFIFIDCPPSLGILTINALTAVNSVLIPIQCEYYALEGVGQLMNTYSLISKGLNKKLGIEGVIMTMYDNRTKLCNEVAGEVKKYFKDKVFNNTIPRNIRLAEAPSFGLPIVLYDNNCKGALAFKEVTDEFLKRQKEV, from the coding sequence ATGAAGACCATATGTATTTTTAACCAAAAAGGAGGCGTAGGGAAGACAACTACTAATATTAACCTATGTGCTTACTTAGCTGCTGAAGGATACAAGATTTTAACAATAGATATAGATCCACAAGGAAATACCACAAGTGGACTAGGTATAGATAAAACTAATTTAGATAATTCAATGTATGATGTAATGACTTCAGATACCCCTATCCAAGATGTAATAATACAAAGTGAGCTTATGGAAAATTTATATATAGCACCATCTACTATGGAACTTGCAGGATCAGAGATAGAGTTAATAGATGTAGAAAATAGAGAGACTATATTAAAGAGAAAATTATCAGAAATAGATGGATTATATGATTTTATATTTATAGATTGTCCTCCATCATTAGGTATACTAACAATTAATGCTCTTACAGCTGTAAATAGTGTATTGATACCAATTCAGTGTGAATATTATGCTTTAGAAGGAGTTGGACAACTAATGAATACATACTCCTTGATAAGTAAGGGGTTAAATAAAAAGTTAGGAATAGAAGGCGTAATAATGACAATGTACGATAATAGAACTAAACTTTGTAATGAAGTAGCTGGAGAAGTGAAGAAATACTTTAAAGATAAGGTGTTTAATAATACAATACCGAGAAATATAAGGTTAGCAGAGGCACCAAGTTTTGGGTTACCTATAGTACTTTATGATAACAATTGTAAGGGTGCATTAGCATTTAAAGAAGTAACCGATGAGTTTTTAAAAAGGCAAAAGGAGGTATAG